In a genomic window of Vigna angularis cultivar LongXiaoDou No.4 chromosome 6, ASM1680809v1, whole genome shotgun sequence:
- the LOC128197498 gene encoding uncharacterized protein LOC128197498 — translation MAFDLGFVVVIVRSDIATGVRGRKTYVILGCERGGKYRKYKADAVASVYGTRKCECPFRLKGKPCSDGAGWVLKVMCGHHNHELAETLVGHPYAGRLNTSEKSLLVDMTKSKVTPANILLTLKQNNDRNVTTIKQIYNARHAYKRSLRGSRTELQQLMMLLNRDKYIHWSRCADDSKVVTDLFWTHPDAG, via the exons ATGGCTTTTGatttaggatttgttgtggTAATAGTAAGATCTGACATAGCTACTGGTGTACGGGGAAGAAAAACGTATGTCATacttggatgtgaaagagggggAAAATATAGGAAATACAAAGCTGATGCAGTGGCTAGTGTATACGGCACTCGTAAATGTGAATGTCCGTTTAGATTAAAGGGTAAACCATGTTCAGATGGGGCCGGATGGGTGTTGAAGGTGATGTGTGGACATCACAACCATGAGTTGGCTGAAACTTTAGTGGGTCACCCTTATGCTGGCAGGTTAAATACGAGTGAGAAGTCATTACTGGTTGATATGACAAAGAGTAAAGTTAcacctgcaaatattttattaacactcaaacaaaataatgatcgaAATGTCACAACGATTAAACAAATCTACAACGCAAGGCATGCGTATAAACGATCATTAAGAGGGTCCAGAACTgaactacaacaacttatgaTGTTGTTGAATCGGGATAAGTACATTCACTGGAGTAGGTGTGCTGATGATTCAAAGGTTGTTACTGACTTGTTTTGGACACATCCTGATGCG GGTTAA
- the LOC128197499 gene encoding uncharacterized protein LOC128197499, with translation MVPPLHKVKTKGAQKSKVKRSERSTTRDPSYFEYVDAFHSTIESSSVRSKLQSKPKAMKKRRVPMIDQFHSTTHPFIVDVVDVVADGHYGYRCIAALLGLGEDSWPVVRNELYKELSGWRDEYASLVGGYDRLEELRSSLLVQSLSAANTSKWMTLPDIGYAIANRYNVILVCLSYSQNYTIFPLRSTPPSDITQHRLICIGHVHGCHFVQVKLQEGCPLPTVNIMSSTHCYPEARAWSSIYTSRMHAFEQLMDIITSYVDLGDS, from the exons ATGGTCCCTCCATTACATAAAGTCAAGACAAAGGGTGCAcaaaaaagtaaagttaaaCGAAGTGAAAGGTCTACTACGCGGGATCCATCATATTTTGAGTATGTGGACGCCTTTCATTCAACCATAGAATCTTCATCTGTGAGAAGTAAATTACAATCAAAGCCAAAAGCAATGAAGAAAAGGAGAGTTCCAATGATAGACCAGTTTCATTCTACTACTCACCCCTTCATTGTGgacgttgttgatgttgtggctGATGGTCACTATGGGTATAGATGCATTGCTGCGTTGTTGGGACTcggagaagattcatggcccGTTGTGAGGAATGAGTTGTACAAAGAACTGAGTGGATGGCGTGATGAATATGCAAGCCTAGTAGGAGGCTATGATAGACTAGAAGAACTAAGGTCCTCTTTGTTGGTGCAGTCACTGTCTGCG GCTAACACGAGCAAGTGGATGACATTACCAGACATTGGTTATGCAATTGCTAACCGATATAACGTTATCTTAGTGTGTTTGTCATACTCTCAAAATTATACTATCTTTCCACTACGTTCCACACCACCTTCTGATATCACTCAACATCGCTTAATTTGTATAGGACATGTTCATGGATGTCATTTTGTGCAG GTTAAGCTACAAGAAGGTTGTCCGTTGCCCACGGTGAATATCATGTCCTCAACCCACTGTTATCCTGAGGCACGAGCGTGGTCATCTATTTATACTAGTAGGATGCACGCATTTGAACAGTTGATGGACATAATAACATCTTATGTTGACTTAGGTGAttcatga
- the LOC128197450 gene encoding uncharacterized protein LOC128197450: MYSGWIRIGDTLWRHLPERVLRQFGFQQDIPRSPTTVPDADVVAIDHMWLHFRAHVVSNVRHAASPSDCVDGYIQWFRRVSHPYIIVTADDARPALAPRQRPDVPREARPHRRSSPPSPSGALPRFRRMARMLQSLISCRHVTEGTVAHQVSVDLLQIANEGIDEYSTPRREQRHVRGRRSTSN, translated from the exons ATGTATTCTGGATGGATTCGGATTGGTGACACCCTTTGGCGTCATTTGCCTGAGCGTGTGCTGAGGCAATTTGGGTTTCAGCAAGACATTCCACGATCACCGACTACGGTtccagatgcagatgtagtggccATTGATCATATGTGGTTGCACTTCAGAGCTCACGTTGTGAGTAATGTCAGACATGCAGCATCCCCTTCTGACTGTGTTGATGGGTACATTCAGTGGTTCAGAAGGGTTTCGCATCCTTATATTATTGTTACTGCAGATGACGCGCGACCGGCTCTTGCACCTAGACAACGCCCCGATGTTCCACGGGAGGCACGACCCCATCGTAGATCGTCTCCACCTTCACCATCTGGCGCCCtg CCTAGATTTAGGCGAATGGCGAGAATGTTACAGTCCTTGATATCGTGTCGTCATGTCACCGAGGGTACTGTTGCACATCAGGTGTCAGTGGACCTGCTTCAGATTGCTAATGAAGGCATCGACGAATATTCCACGCCTAGGAGAGAGCAGAGGCATGTGCGTGGTAGACGGTCGACGTCTAATTGA
- the LOC128197500 gene encoding protein MAIN-LIKE 1-like, translated as MARTRGASFNSRGESSRGESSRGESSSQGEARRRPTVSARRSRAAPIQHDPIAEERAVEEQTYEAYETHGEEHADVHDIQEDVAGFPGGPHDHSLLTHYVQHVAYAISQGRDRGDTLKLISHGKKVNKLGPCHEGIQDIVLNSSLMPLTGICYDYVDKGLLLGFIERWHFETSSFHLPIGEMSITLDDVSTLLHLPVMGQMCDLEELEFEEARTALVQLLGVDGGTAGAEMEDARGPKVRLSWLREIYVQRCESQHWDYAARAYLLHLVGCTIFANKSASSIRVSYLLLFRDVHACGRYAWGVAALAYLYEQLGDASLASTKQMAGYLTLFQSWIYEHFPGLGRRRLVTSYDDTTPRAMRWQSPR; from the exons ATGGCAAGAACACGTGGTGCATCTTTTAATTCTCGAGGTGAGAGTTCTCGAGGAGAGAGTTCTCGAGGAGAGAGTTCGTCGCAGGGCGAAGCTCGGAGAAGACCTACCGTTTCTGCTCGTAGAAGTCGGGCAGCTCCTATCCAGCATGACCCCATAGCTGAGGAGCGAGCCGTTGAGGAACAAACATATGAGGCGTATGAGACTCATGGAGAGGAGCATGCAGATGTTCATGACATACAAGAGGATGTCGCTGGATTTCCTGGAGGTCCACACGATCATTCATTGCTGACgcactatgttcagcatgtAGCTTATGCTATTTCCCAAGGCCGG GATCGAGGGGACACACTGAAGTTGATCTCCCAcggaaaaaaagtaaataagttaggACCATGCCACGAGGGAATTCAAGACATTGTGTTGAATTCCAGTTTAATGCCTCTTACAGGGATTTGTTATGATTACGTTGATAAGGGGTTACTCCTCGGATTCATAGAGAGGTGGCATTTTGAGACCAGTAGTTTCCATCTCCCTATAGGGGAGATGTCGATTACTCTTGATGACGTCTCGACATTACTTCACCTGCCCGTGATGGGACAAATGTGTGATTTGGAGGAGTTGGAGTTTGAGGAGGCTCGTACAGCCCTTGTGCAACTGCTCGGCGTTGATGGTGGCACAGCAGGTGCTGAGATGGAGGACGCACGTGGTCCGAAAGTCAGACTCAGCtggcttagagagatatatgttcAGAGGTGTGAGTCGCAGCATTGGGACTATGCTGCTAGAGCATATTTGTTGCATCTAGTAGGATGTACGATTTTTGCAAATAAGAGTGCCAGTTCTATACGCGTGTCTTACTTATTGTTATTTAGAGACGTACACGCGTGTGGCAGATATGCCTGGGGTGTTGCTGCACTCGCCTATTTGTACGAGCAGCTCGGGGATGCGAGTCTCGCGTCCACGAAGCAGATGGCTGGATATTTGACTCTATTTCAG agttgGATATACGAACATTTCCCTGGCTTGGGGAGGAGGCGGTTGGTGACTTCTTACGATGATACCACACCACGTGCCATGAGGTGGCAGAGCCCTAGATAG